The genomic DNA GAGCGTTTTTGCTTTTATAAAAATTCAGCAAGCTTACTTGAGTAATTGCATCCGGGCAGTGGTGATGCGATCGCCGTATTGCAAACGCAGGATGTACATGCCCGAGGACACCGGCAAGCCGGCTTGATTGCGGCCATTCCAACGCTGCAAATGTTCGCCCGGGTTGAGGTCTCTATTGATCAAGGTGCGCACGAGCTGGCCGTTCACGTTGAAGATTTGCAACTTGACGCTCGCCGGCTGATCGAGACGGAAGCGAATCGTGGTCTCCGGGTTGAAGGGATTAGGATAAACTTCTGCGGA from Cytophagia bacterium CHB2 includes the following:
- a CDS encoding T9SS type A sorting domain-containing protein; the protein is MIASSNTTRNEVWYNLLLLTSLPKTGGPAPQEHLAQGAIEDYKFSAEVYPNPFNPETTIRFRLDQPASVKLQIFNVNGQLVRTLINRDLNPGEHLQRWNGRNQAGLPVSSGMYILRLQYGDRITTARMQLLK